From the Eschrichtius robustus isolate mEscRob2 chromosome 3, mEscRob2.pri, whole genome shotgun sequence genome, the window CTCATCATCTCTTGATGGGTGACTGAAATAATGGGCCCTCCTCATAActagtttctctttcttctgcctcttccccaccccaatCTATTCTCCACACCACTGAATTTTCTCTCTGAAATGCAAAGCTGATCGTGTTACTCCTCTACCTAAAACTATCTATTAGTTCCCATCAGGATACTATAAGATAATACAGAACAAGACCCAGTTATATCTGCcttttcctttgcctggaatgtcTTTCTTTTATCTGCTTGGGTAATTTCTACTTGTTCTTCAAAACCTTATGTCACATCCTCTGTGATGCTCTTTCTGATTCCCGGAGACAGTGTCAATCATTCCCTCCTCTTGGTTAATTTGCACATACTTCTGTTTCGCACCTGTTGCACTACCAGACCTGGGATAATTAGTTATTTACAGAACTATTCCTTCTTTAAGGGCAAggactgtgtctgtttttgtctttgtgtTCTCAGCACCTAACACAATGTTGGAACATAGTAGAACCTCAGTAAATGTTTTGTCAAACTAAGCACAGTAATTTAAAAGTTAGTGACATTCATTTGCAAACACAAATCAATGAACTAACAAAACTCTGCTTTCCATATTTAGGCAACCTGGTATACTGCGAACGGCATGCCAcaaactagctgtgtgatttgttTCTGACATGCTGTGGTTCCCCATCcctggaggcaggggaggggatcTTTACTTGTGTTACGGGTTGAATGtgtttcccccaaaattcatatgttgaagtccttagaatgtgaccttatttggagactgggtctttacagaggtaatcaagttaaactgaggtcattagggtgaacCCAAATCTAGTcttactggtgtccttataagaagaagaaatctGGACATGCAAAGAGACACTAGGGATAAGCATGCCCAGGGGAAAGActgtgtgaagacacagcaagaaggtggccatctacaagccaaggatagAGCTCTCAGGAAAAAATCAACCCTGCCagaactttgatcttggacttctagcctccagaacttgcaaaaataaatttctgttatttaagccacttcatctgtggtgttttgttatggcaaccctagcaAACTAAGTACAGGTGGGTCCTAATCCGACGTGACTGGTGTCATTATaataaggggaaatttggacagataTACACATAGAGGGAAGACAACGTGAAGagacaaaaggagaagacagttatctacaagccaaggagagaggcctggaacagatccttccctcacagccctcagaaggaaccaaccctgctgacaccttaattttggacttctagcttccagaaccgtgagacaataaattttggttatataagccactcagtttatggCATCTTTTTACAACacccctagcaaactaatatacctTGGTAACGCTTTATTAGCATTTCTTATTCAGGTACATACAAACTGAATCATAGAATATTTACTCTGGAAAGAATGTCACTAGTTCACCATTTTCATTTCACATATAATGAAACAGAGGCCCAAGAAAGTGCAGTGGCTGCTGGGTATTTGTCTTAATGCCTGAGCTGAGGTCCTGACAGCGCTTTCCCATGGTGCcatgtttcctcttcttcttgTCCTTCCCCATCTCACAAAAGCCTGCTCCATACCCAGTAAATCTGGTCACACTAGGGCATACTTGGTCCTCAAAGTGGCTTAGATGGGTAAGAGCATCTTtacatgcttttttttaaagagtactttttaaatttttttttttttagtttttggctgcactgcacggcatgtgggatcttagttccctgatcagggaccGAACTtgcgcctcctgcagtggaagcacagagtcttaaccgctggaccaccagggaagtacttttacatgtttctttcttttttaaaaaaatttatttatttatttatttatttttggctgcgtcgggtcttcattgctgtgcgcaggctttctctagttgtgggagccggggctactcttcgttgcggtgcgcgggcttctcattgcggtggcttctcttgttgcggagcacgggctctaggcgcacgggcttcagtagttgtggcttgcaggctcagtagttgtgtctcacgggctctagagcacagactcagtagttgtggcgcgcgggcttagttgctccgctgcatgtgggatcttcccggaccagggctcgaacccatgtcacctgcgttagcaggcagattcttaaccactgcgccaccagggagtccCTATATGTTTCTTAAGAATGTCCTGAGCTAAGTGCCCCTAGGCGAAGCTTTATGGCCAAGACTTTGGAAAATATTGATTAAATTCTCATTAAACTATATTGAGGAGCATGAAGAGAATTATTCCTCTTTTCTGAGGTGGGTCAGGTTAAAACATTTGGTGCCCTGTCTTTACTCTAAGAGGGTTGCTACGACCAGAGAAGGCTGTGCAGGGGTAAGGGCTACTCCCTCCTCAGCCCTGAGGgaaaaacacacatttttattatgatttataaGGCATTTAAAAAGTGTATTATCTGTTCCACTAGTACCTATGAGGATTTCAGAATCAGGCAACTCAGCTCTGCCCCTTGCTCTGTGTGTGACCTTTCCAtatctttgtttcctcatctgtaaggtggGGATACTAATACTATTTGGttgctgggaggattaaatgagatgccaCATATTGACACATAGTAAACAATTAAGACCTTTCAGCTGTTATTATTTTAGATAAAGAATCTAAGTCTTAGACAGGTTAAGTGGCTTATCCTTGTGAGTAAAAAGGGTAATATTGGATCTAGGACAACTGGAGTCACATTCTGTAAACTCCGCACTCATGCAAGACTGCTTTCTTGATCCCACCAGCATGTTCTGAATAGCTGTGGGCAGAGAGAGAGGTCTGAACTGGGGGAGGAAACTGTGAATGTGGCTTGTGTGCAAGGTGGGCAAGCAGCCAGGCACACTGAGTGGGTGGACAGCTGGCCGACTCTGCCATGAATGGCTGGGGGAGGAAACAGGCAGTTGGTTAGGCTCACCAACGAACTCTCAGATGCAGAGACCAGGTGGATTTTCCCAGCAGTCCCTCTGGAATACCTCAGGGGAGTCGCTGACTGGACATGCTCTGCTGAAGGGCATGCCCTGGCTGCATTCCCCTGTCCCTGGATCCTTGGTCATCTGGAGAAACCCTCCAAATATACACCAAGTCTACTGTGGGCAGGAGTCTCCTTGGAATGACTCTTGTTTCCCCCCAGTGGATGCAGAGGGAAGAATGTCAGGGCACAGGTAATACCTTGCAAGGCCAGCACCCTGGTTCTTCTGTCCCTGAACCTACCTGAGGCATGGACACAAGATGGATTAATGAAAAGGCTCAGTGGTCTATCCTGTTTCCAATCTCAAGTGGTTAGATGAGCTTACTTAATCAGCCCTTCGTTCCTTTTGATAACAGAATAATGATGCTGTATCTTTCCAGAGAAAGATCAGTCAGAAGATCTAGGTCTAGGTGCTGACTCTACCATTTATTAGCTGAAGAAACTTGAGGAGGGTACTTACATGCTATGAGCTTAAACTTCCTAATTTGTGAAATGAAGATGATGACAACACTTATCTGATAAGACCATTGTGAGGATCAAAAGAGATCATACAGTTGAAAGCGCTTTGCCAATAATAAAGTGCCCTATGATTTATCATTTTCCCAAACTTCACAGTCTAGGTCTTAGTCAGAGAACTGACTACCCTGGCCCTCTGACCTGCTTTGGGATTCACAGTACATTTCATGAAATGTGGCCCTTTATTACATCCTGCTTTTCATTATTGAGCACATGTGTCATGTCTTATCTTTATAACATGTTGATGGAGAGGAGAGGTCATTTATCATATCTATTCCCAATTTCCTACAGCATAGGTGATTGATAAATTCTTATTGATGGTGTAGAACCATCCCACCATTAGTAGAGCATGGACTTGGGAGTCAGGACCTGCCACCTGCACTCCCTCACCCGGCCAGCCTTTCAGGTTGGTGTCACggcaggaggggagaggaaggatcACAACTTGAGACCTGGGCTCTGGGTCTGGCTCCATCGCTTCTCATTGGCTTCCTCAACTGTGAACTGAGCATAATGCCACCCCGGTCATTATGAACTGTAACCACTCACTGAATGCACATGGGAGGCTTTTACAAActatagagaaaatataaagtgCTGTTCCCAAGGTGAAGACCATGACTATGGAAGAAGAGCAATTGGTCCAGGTGGGGACTGAGCCCATATCATTAATGTGGCGCACTAGCCGCCACAAGGGCACTCACCTGAGGAACCGAGGCTGCATCTGGACCACGGGATGAAGGTCTGAGAGCCATTGCTGATGGGGTTGCTCACGGTGCAGATGTAGATGTTGTTGGCATCCTGAGGGCCAAGGGTGAGATACAGGAGGTGGGAGTTCTTGGTGGGGTTCAGCAGGGGGGCACCCGCCTCCTCACTCCAGTTGTAAGCTACATGGTCCCCTTTCTCCACCATGCAGGCCAGCATCAGGCTACAGGTCCCATTCTCCTGGCTGGAGTTCAACACCTTAATTTCCGGAGTGGAGACCTGTTCtgtcaggaggaggaggaagggagccaTCACTGAAATGAATCCTCTGGAATGCTGACTTAACCTTCTTGTTAGAAGAAAATGCAACCTAATGGCATCTTTCCCTCCCTGTGGATCTGCAGTGTGATTTATTTCTGTGGGGACCTACTGCTTTGTACCATCCCTCTCTCATATACCCCTCCCCCATACTCCTTTCCAGGATCACCTTGggataaaatagagaagaaaaaattgcCTTTTAGTTCCCCCCTACCAGTACTGTTAGGGCTCCCCTTGCCTTTCTGTTGTTCCTCATCTAGGTTGCTCTCCTGTATTCTACCTGTGGTGTTTGCTGTCAACTAACTCCCCCATGGGCTTTAACTCTCCTTGGCTAAAGTATTACCTTCCAGATCTAAAAGAATGACTTTTTACTGGTGAGATTTCATCTatactctgtgtatgtgtgtgtgtgtgtgtgtgtgtgtgtgtgtgttatagcaAGTGCTTTAGGGTGTCTGAAATTGGGATAGCCACAGGCCTCACCAACTTATCTCACTCTAATGCTGTGAAATAGACAAGGTAAAAGGGAAAGTCTTATTTATTTAGTACATACTATAGGACAGGCATAATGCTAGAATTTTACATTCATAATATTCTTTAATCTTTTCAACAACTTTCTCAACAATTATGAACCTAgttataattattcccattttatagatgaggaaactgagacccagagaggtggaGTGTCTTACATAATGTCACTCAGCTTTTAACAGCCAAACTGAGATCTGAAACTATGTTTTTCTGACTCCAAGATTCAGACTCTTTCTTTGACTTGAGAAGAACACCATGGTTGCAGAAACCATATTTTCTAAGGTAAGAATTTGATCATAAAAGACAGGATGTGACAAAGGCAGTGAACTGTTCTAGAAAATGCATGTGTAATCTTTGTGCTCATGGCAGCCTTGCCCCGGGAACACTATTGGAATGATCAGGACACCCTGATACCTGGTGGAAGGCTGTGGGAATTCTGCATACACTGTTTGGAAGGAAGGGAATGCTAAGGccaggggaagggcagggagggtATTTCTGTCTCTCCTGTAGGTACCTGaggattttaaagaaatgttgGGTGTTTGGGGCTCCCTGTCCCATCCTCAGAGATAAGAAACTCACTGTGAAGAAGCAGGGTAGCCCACATGGTTGCCAGGATCCCTGGGAATTCAAGGGAGCCTTGGGACTTAAGAGACAAACTCTGGGTGTGTTCAAGAGGGGCTGGCAGGTAAAGAGGCTCAAAAATGCACTGGCCTTAGATTTAGATGGACCTACGTTCTAGTTTAAGTTCTGCAACTAAGCAATTTTATAATCAGAGCATTTGTTTAAGTGAGAAAAATATGCCTCTTCCACCAGGTAGATGCAATCCTCTGCCAGGAGGCGGGGCTTGGTGAGTGGTGTGTGGGCTGAATTTCAACCCTCCTTCTCCCAGGACTCCTAGTGCAGTGAACCCACCTACGCAGATGTGAGTAGGAACGTGCAAACCACTTATCTCTAGatttcagtgtcctcatctatgAAAGTGAGGTTGAGCTTGATCAGTggtattcaaaaatttttttaattaaaaaaagacaccttttttcaaataaaatcttatttgTAAATTGAGACACTTGGGGCTCCAGGTCCTCTTGCCTACAGGCAGCGGGGCTGTAGGCAAGAGGTCCTGGAGCCCCAAGAAAATGGGGTTAAAGGTAACTTGTGCTAATCAGCTATCACTAACGTGCAATTTGGACGAAAAAAAGATTTGTGAACTTCTAAAACTTCTTCCTGAAGGACGGTTTACCCCTGGACTGAGATGTCTTTCAAGTTGCTTCCAACTCTGAATACCCTTTGCTTCTGAGAGAGGCCTAAATTCTTAGGCAAGGAACTATCTCGTCCCTCCACTGGGGACTGGGGAAGCCACCATCATTACCATAGAGCTTCAGCTGCAGGCAAAATTGCTGGACTGAAACGTTTTCCTCCAGGCTCATAAAGTACCAGCCCTCATCCTCCTTCCTGCTTTTCAGGATCCTCAGGCTCAGGTTTTCTGGATGAAACTCATAGCCATTCTCCAGATGGCGTGGAGAGTCACCTTTCCGCAGATCCAGAGACACTATTTTCTTCTTGATGGTGTCTACGGGTGATTCTGCCATTGTGACAAGGATGTGGATACTCTTATTCATGCTCTTACTTATCCCCTCAGATGTCAGGGGCAGCAGCACACTGCTTCCCAGCCGCCCAAGGATCATCACTGGGCAATTCGTTGAGCCCTCACCTGTGGGAGGAAGGAGAACGAAGTCCCTTATTATGGAAGCCTTTGAGACTCACATCCTGTCTGTGGATCAGGAATAATAGACTGGACgatctccctcttcctcttggcCAATCCCTGGGGTTGCCAGGTCCTTAGTAGTTTATAAGAACTGTCATGAGGATCCCACTATATTCTCAGTATTTGCCACTATATTCTCAGTGTTCAAAAATTCCAGTGGAAATCTTAAAATCACTTATGATAGAGCTGTATAGACTAATTAGGACACTGGGTTTCTTTGATCTAGGAGGAAATTCTATCAACTCAGATTTATAGTTAAGGCACCTAAAGcatagagaagttaaatgacttgcctaaagtcataTAACTAGTAACTGGATTAATTCCTCAGCCAGACTTCCCACCACCATTGGATATATAGCATGAAGAATGGACAGTAACTGAAACTAATTCTGAGCTTGTGAGCCCAAGAGACCAAGGTTACAGAAACATCATTTCAGATGAGGGTGAAAGAGAAAAGTCTGAGGGATGTGGAGTCCAGGAGGAGATGAGCCTCATATTCAAACTGTGGAATCCTAACTCCCCAAAAAGCTAAGATATTTAACAATGTCAAGGGtgagaaatttttttatttctctttttcaaataAGCTGAgccaacaacaaccaaaaaaacccaaacctttCAAACCACCACTGTAAAGGATCCTACTGCTGATGATTTAACACCTCCCCTCTCCGCAAACCCACAACCTCAGTTGATGACCCTGCTTCTCATTtcactgaaaaaggagaagaaacaaaagagaacttCCATTTGTTTCCACCACCAAGTCAACCTACCTACTTGGATGGATGGTCTCTGCTCCCAGATAAGGCTagcctcttccttcatggagCACTCACTCCCTTCAAGGCTTTGCTCCTGCAACTTCCCCCACCCCTTGCGTCATCAACTTTGTTATTGTTATGGTATGCTGTGGGTTATTTCTATTAACACACAACGTACCAACATGTAATTTCCCCCATCTTAAAAAACCCCTCCCCTGGTCCCAGGTCCATCCCCAGCCACCTccccatttctctgttttcttttatccCAAAGTCCCTTAATGTGTGTTTATACCTTCTGTCCCCATTTCCTGACTTATTTTTCCTTGTACCCACTCCAGACCAGCCTTCTCCTTACTACTTATTGGAACCactcttgtcaaggtcaccatATATTCCATAATACTAAGTCACTTCTCCATCTTCATCCTTGCTTTCTCATCTTGCTTTCACTTGGCATAGTTCGTATTCCCCCTTTGAAACACTGCCTTCATTTGGCCTGGGGAACAACacactctcctggttttcttcctaTTTCATTGGCTGCCCTTTCTCAGTCTCCTTGCCTGGAACCTTCTGCTCTTAAAGACCTCTAAGACTGGAGCATCCCAGCACTCAGTACTCAGACCTCTTCTCTTTCTCAGCCACACTTACCTAGTTGCATAGTTTGACATGTTTCTGGAATGCTTACAGAGATATATCTCTTACCCAAACCCTTCACAGTACTCCAAATTGCCTACACCGATTGGTATTGGTATTTGGAGGTCTAAAGGGCATCTCAAACTTAGCAAATGAACTCTTGATTCTATAGCCCCTTCTGCAAACAACATTACAATTCCTAGGCTAAAACACTGGAATCATCTTTGACTCCTTTCTTCCTCTAATACTCCACATTCAATCTATCAGCAATCCAGTTGGCTCTGCCTTAAAAATATATCTGGCATCTGAGGACTTtcaaccaccatcatcaccagccTGGCCCTGCCATTGTCTTCCAACTAATCTCCCTGCATCCATGCAATGGACAGCGTAACCTTTTAAAACTATATCAGATTTTGTCTCTCTCCTGCTTTTAATCTTCCAGGGCTTTCTAAGCACCCATAGAATAAAATCCATAGTCCCTGCTATTGCTTCAAAGACTGAATAACCCAATCCCTGGTACCTCTCCAACTCCATCTCCTGTCCTCACTGCACTATGGCCACACTGGCTCCGGCTGGTCTGTAACTCATCCAGAATATTCTCATCTCAGAgcttttgcatttgctgttctctctctctctctctggcaatCTCTTCCCTTACATATCTAAAGAGCTCATtccctcattttattttagatttctgCTCAAAAAATCATCTTCTCTGAGAGACCTGCTCTGACTATCCTATCTATCCTAACCTATCCCTTCTTGTTGTGCTTATCACTGTCTGATGTTATACTgtatatattattcattttattttttaacactagAATGCCAACTTCTCAAGAGGAAGAATTTGATTTTGTTCACCGCTTTGTCCCTAGGACTCACAACTGtggttggcacatagtaggctttaaataaatatctgttcaatTTATGAATGCTGAAAGCCATGTTACCTGACTAAAACCTCTCTTATTTAGCTCTGCCCAGTATGTGACTGAACTTAATAATTGAACTTAACCATAAGCTAATGTTCATAAAAGAAGGAGCCCATGAGTCAGAGAGAGCACAAATTGTTCTAGTTGATAAGAAAGTCAGAAGAGTACAATAAAACTGTCTGCCTAAGTAATGCAGCCACTTAGAAAAGACACAATAACTCGTGGTTAAGATGGATGTTGGAACTTTGGGCAAACTGATTCAGATGTTCTTGACACCAACATGCTCTGAGATCCTGTAAAGGGCCCAGCTGATATCAGACTAGAGATTCAGAggttgggaaaaaagaaaaatcaggattTGAGTGGTTGACACatagtacttttttttcttttgccatgccacatggcttgcaggatcttagttccccaaccagggattgaaccctgggcccCGGTAATGGAAGTcccgagttctaaccactggactgccagggaattcctgacacTTATCATTATTAAGGAATAGTGAGAAAGACAATTAGGCATTTGCTCTTTTACATATTGCTAATACATCAACTCTTGAAACAGAATGCTCTCCCTTGTTGCTTAATTGATTCGATAAGGACTGCTGTTCATGGTGCTGGTGTTGCTGTTTTTATAAAGATAAACTGGAGGTCATGTTGGAATTCCTTCCAGCCACACTTATGGATGCCTGACTGTCCAGATAATGTGGTAGGTACAGTACCCAAGAGAGTAACCTCTTGAATCCTGAACTTAAACTTCTGCCAATAAAGGGATGACAGAAAACTAGAACCATCCATGCAAGGAGAAACGTCATGTGGTACATGGGCCCCCTGAAATTGTGTACAAAAGTGGTATAAATAAGCATATGTACATTTTTCTGGGAGCATAGCCATAAATGTCATCTCTCAAAGGAGTCTGGGCTTCAAATCAAGGTTGAGAATTGCCATCATACTGTTGATTATTTTGGATCAATTTtaatatggagaaaaaagaaatggaaattatacCCATTCATAGACCATAAGTCTCCACTCTGCTGTGTCTCCCGTGTGCCCCTTCCGCCCATGTAACCCAACAGACTCTTTACACCATGGTTGTTTTCAGAACTTGGAATTGGAAGGGAGTCAGGGGGAAAAGGAAATAGAGGATGGGGCAGggagtagccaaaaaaaaaaaaagaaaagaaaaggaaaaaatttttgaaaaaagaaaagaagagggtaaagagggaaagaaagagagggcaGATGAGAAGAAAAGGCTGAGTGGTTTAGGCAGACTCAGTCATGGGGAGTGGAATCAAAACTTCATCAGGAAGAGACCCTCACACGCTACAACCCACATAAAGAATGATGATGTAACAACTGAGTGTGTGAGTGGCCAGGTCTGCAGGGGGTACGTGAACTCATTGCCACCTAAGCAAGAGTGGAAAAATAAGTGGGGACTTTAAAGTGGTTCATAAAACCCTTCAAGTAGAGTCCCAGCTCCTGAAACATCCTACTGCCTGATGAGTGTTTTCCAGCGCGTCTGTGATTCAGTCAGCCCCTGGTTACTAAGAGAGTCTGGAGGAAACATTTGTAGCTGTTAACACCAACTCACTTTCCTTCCCGGGCAATTCTACTTAGAAAGTAGAGTGATTCACCTGGGCCCGTGGATATTTTCCTGAAATCAGTAGCATTTAGCCAAACCTTTCACAGAATGGGATTCTACCtaatgataacttttttttttgcccagcCCTGATACTGGGCATCTTGCTACAGCATGTCTTTCAGGTAGGACTCAGAGCCCTCACAGTTCTTACGGGAAATCTAGGCTTACAAAGAAAAGATAATGTGTCTTTAATAAGTCTCCTTTTTAAACTGAAGTCCTA encodes:
- the SLAMF1 gene encoding signaling lymphocytic activation molecule is translated as MKEEASLIWEQRPSIQVGEGSTNCPVMILGRLGSSVLLPLTSEGISKSMNKSIHILVTMAESPVDTIKKKIVSLDLRKGDSPRHLENGYEFHPENLSLRILKSRKEDEGWYFMSLEENVSVQQFCLQLKLYEQVSTPEIKVLNSSQENGTCSLMLACMVEKGDHVAYNWSEEAGAPLLNPTKNSHLLYLTLGPQDANNIYICTVSNPISNGSQTFIPWSRCSLGSSESRQWGLYAGLFLGVIVGVIMILQVVILLLRRRGKTDNYQPTMEAKSLTIYAQVQKSGSVQKKPDSLPAQDPCTTIYVAATEPVPEPVQESSSITVYASVTLPES